A genomic segment from Cyanobacteriota bacterium encodes:
- the csrA gene encoding carbon storage regulator CsrA, translated as MLVLTRQIDESIVIGDNIVITIVGIRGDKVRLGIEAPRDVSVHRQEVHDDIQRERERAQGESEQNETDLAS; from the coding sequence ATGCTCGTCCTCACTCGCCAAATAGACGAATCAATAGTAATCGGCGACAATATCGTAATTACGATTGTCGGCATTCGCGGCGACAAAGTGAGACTTGGTATAGAAGCCCCAAGAGACGTTAGTGTCCATAGACAAGAAGTTCATGATGATATTCAAAGAGAAAGAGAACGGGCTCAAGGTGAATCTGAACAAAATGAAACAGATTTAGCTTCTTAG
- the fbaA gene encoding class II fructose-bisphosphate aldolase gives MPIANYQQYCTMLDRAKKGKFAYPAINITSIATINAALKGFADAKSDGIIQVSTGGGEFASGLSQKDMVLGSIVLADACRTLAEKYNVMIALHTDHCQPGKVDSFLRPLIAETARRRAAGQPNLFNSHMFDGSELSLTENLALSKELLELCAVNEIILEVETGVVGGEEDGHDTSGVAIDKLYTSPEDMLEVHETLIKVGGRFMLAATFGNVHGVYKPGNVKLTPTILRDGQKAITDKHGAAAALDLVFHGGSGSELSDIHETLNYGVIKMNVDTDTQYAFTQPIVDHMFKNYDAVLKIDGEVGNKKFYDPRSYIKKAEGNMAARIQRACDDLKSTGKSVLSGAVTA, from the coding sequence ATGCCAATCGCAAATTATCAACAGTACTGCACAATGTTAGACAGAGCCAAAAAGGGCAAGTTCGCTTACCCTGCTATCAACATCACATCAATCGCTACTATCAATGCAGCCCTGAAGGGTTTTGCTGATGCTAAGTCAGATGGGATTATTCAAGTATCTACTGGTGGCGGAGAGTTTGCTTCTGGTTTATCACAAAAAGATATGGTGCTCGGTTCAATCGTTTTGGCTGACGCTTGCCGTACTCTTGCAGAAAAATATAATGTAATGATCGCGCTTCACACAGATCATTGCCAGCCAGGCAAGGTTGATAGTTTCCTCAGACCGCTTATTGCTGAGACTGCAAGACGCAGAGCTGCAGGACAGCCTAATCTTTTTAATTCACATATGTTTGATGGTTCAGAGCTATCACTGACAGAGAACCTAGCTTTGTCTAAAGAATTATTAGAGCTTTGTGCTGTAAACGAAATCATTCTTGAAGTTGAAACTGGAGTAGTTGGCGGCGAAGAAGATGGACACGATACTTCTGGTGTTGCTATAGACAAGCTTTATACTAGTCCAGAAGATATGCTTGAAGTTCACGAAACTCTAATTAAAGTTGGCGGCAGATTTATGCTGGCTGCTACTTTTGGTAATGTTCATGGTGTTTACAAACCTGGCAATGTCAAACTCACTCCAACTATTTTGAGAGATGGTCAAAAAGCAATCACCGACAAACACGGTGCTGCTGCTGCTCTTGATCTTGTTTTTCACGGTGGTTCTGGTTCCGAGCTAAGCGACATTCATGAAACGCTCAACTATGGTGTAATCAAAATGAATGTAGATACTGATACTCAATATGCTTTCACTCAACCAATCGTTGATCACATGTTCAAAAACTACGATGCGGTTCTCAAGATTGATGGTGAAGTTGGCAACAAAAAGTTCTACGACCCGCGCTCTTATATCAAAAAAGCAGAAGGAAACATGGCAGCGAGAATTCAACGCGCTTGTGATGATCTTAAGTCAACAGGGAAGTCGGTACTGTCAGGCGCTGTAACTGCATAG
- a CDS encoding ribonuclease J, translated as MKNKSTVTSTAIPRDPTKIVKVISLGGLYEIGKNTWVYECGDDIILIDAGLAFPTVDMIGVDIVLPKLNYIIENKHRIRALVLTHGHEDHIGGVVPMLKEVNIPIIYGPPLALALLKAKLAEAKISGTPIKQVADRAVVSVGDHFTFRYLRNNHSIADSFTLIIETPAGRIIHSGDFKFDHSPIDGNFFDIAPLAKAGEDGVTLLISDSTNAEKPTYTPSEKAVIPKLKDLIVNSKRRCYITTFASQVHRVKLIMELVLGAGKKLALFGRSMINLAAISRELGYISIPDNFIVKQEDVHKIPPGELVILSTGSQGEQFAALSRIARKEHKYLKVEPGDTVVMSSSPIPGNEKSVNNLINLLSASGGEVIYGAAQGIHVSGHASREEQKLMISLAQPEYFMPCHGEYRMLVAHGQTGIDCGVDPEKIFLMDNGDVLEMQDGKCKVIDKVEAGIIMVDNANVGELDTGIMLERRMVASEGMLTIVMVLNAYGDIMSDVKIYSRGIILSNKEKALIETMQKSKSNINVKEAFYQKIKEIAIEAVAKSPHNPHGSADKKMTEKIEIAKIETDVKSEIHRFVDDKMHRHPLLEVMVMEYTGKAAANVVGA; from the coding sequence ATGAAAAACAAATCGACCGTGACCAGCACAGCAATCCCTAGGGACCCAACAAAAATAGTGAAAGTAATTTCGCTGGGAGGGCTCTATGAGATCGGCAAAAATACTTGGGTCTACGAGTGTGGTGACGACATCATTCTTATTGACGCTGGATTAGCTTTCCCCACAGTAGATATGATTGGCGTAGATATTGTTTTACCAAAACTAAACTACATCATTGAAAACAAACATCGTATAAGAGCTTTGGTTCTTACTCATGGTCACGAAGATCATATTGGTGGTGTTGTACCGATGCTCAAAGAAGTTAATATTCCAATTATATATGGACCACCACTAGCGCTTGCCTTACTTAAAGCCAAACTAGCTGAAGCCAAAATCTCCGGCACACCCATTAAGCAAGTCGCTGACAGGGCTGTAGTCTCAGTCGGTGATCATTTCACCTTTAGATATTTAAGAAACAATCACAGTATCGCTGATAGTTTCACCTTGATTATTGAAACACCAGCTGGCAGAATTATTCATAGTGGCGACTTTAAATTCGATCACAGTCCAATTGATGGCAACTTTTTTGATATTGCACCGCTAGCCAAAGCCGGTGAAGATGGTGTGACATTATTAATCAGCGATAGTACCAACGCCGAGAAACCTACTTATACTCCTTCAGAAAAAGCAGTAATTCCCAAACTCAAAGATCTAATTGTCAACTCCAAACGCAGATGTTATATCACGACCTTTGCATCGCAAGTTCACAGGGTCAAACTGATCATGGAATTAGTTTTGGGAGCTGGCAAAAAGTTAGCTTTGTTTGGTAGATCAATGATCAACCTAGCAGCAATCTCTAGAGAGCTTGGCTATATCTCAATCCCTGACAACTTTATAGTTAAGCAAGAGGATGTTCACAAAATCCCACCTGGCGAATTAGTAATTCTCAGTACCGGTTCTCAAGGAGAACAATTTGCTGCACTTTCTCGTATCGCCCGCAAGGAGCACAAATATCTCAAAGTAGAACCAGGCGACACTGTTGTCATGAGCTCATCACCAATTCCAGGAAACGAAAAATCAGTCAACAACTTAATCAATCTGCTTTCAGCAAGTGGCGGCGAGGTGATTTATGGAGCAGCTCAAGGAATTCATGTTTCTGGTCACGCTAGTAGAGAAGAACAAAAACTCATGATCAGTTTGGCTCAACCTGAGTACTTTATGCCATGTCATGGTGAGTATCGAATGCTAGTTGCTCACGGCCAAACTGGCATAGACTGCGGTGTTGATCCAGAAAAAATATTTTTGATGGACAATGGTGACGTGCTTGAAATGCAAGACGGCAAGTGCAAAGTCATCGACAAAGTAGAAGCCGGCATCATCATGGTAGACAATGCCAATGTTGGAGAACTGGACACTGGTATCATGCTCGAACGCCGCATGGTAGCTTCAGAAGGAATGCTAACAATTGTCATGGTGCTAAATGCCTATGGTGACATCATGAGCGATGTCAAAATCTACTCACGTGGAATTATTCTTTCCAATAAAGAAAAAGCTCTCATTGAAACCATGCAAAAATCCAAAAGCAATATCAATGTCAAAGAAGCCTTCTACCAAAAAATCAAAGAAATCGCAATTGAAGCAGTAGCCAAAAGTCCGCATAATCCTCACGGCTCAGCAGACAAAAAAATGACTGAGAAGATCGAAATAGCCAAAATCGAAACCGACGTTAAATCAGAAATTCACCGTTTTGTTGATGACAAAATGCATAGACACCCATTATTAGAGGTGATGGTGATGGAATATACTGGTAAAGCTGCGGCTAATGTGGTTGGGGCTTAA
- a CDS encoding ROK family protein: MPLDQKIVTVGIDMGGTKIAACPFVNGQLVKDQELREPTPQNDAEAILQTMTNMIEELKKTNDIKAVGISTAGIVSNDGVMIGGCGNIKGWKGTKVKAELEKRLGITVEVENDANCAALAEATVGCAKNYDPVLLVIVGTGIGGGIIWGNKVWRGANYAGGEIGHIKLTDKKARRCTCGDWDCWEAYASGTGLQNTSHLFFADPEMDNYKLMDLHHKGDQTAIDVINQWHDYLALGMASVINTLDPEAVVVSGGMAQFINYTKLNKKVRDRVVDALKDKINILEGSMGNDSGMVGAACLANFAAQKNGMVRVDLFRKSILS; the protein is encoded by the coding sequence ATGCCATTAGATCAAAAAATAGTAACTGTCGGGATAGATATGGGCGGCACCAAGATTGCAGCCTGTCCATTCGTCAATGGTCAATTAGTTAAAGACCAAGAACTGCGCGAACCAACTCCACAAAATGACGCAGAAGCAATATTACAGACCATGACCAACATGATTGAAGAACTCAAAAAAACTAACGACATCAAAGCGGTTGGAATTTCAACAGCTGGCATTGTCAGTAACGACGGCGTCATGATTGGCGGTTGCGGCAATATCAAAGGCTGGAAGGGTACCAAAGTAAAAGCAGAGCTTGAAAAAAGACTCGGCATCACTGTTGAAGTAGAAAACGACGCCAACTGCGCAGCACTTGCTGAAGCAACTGTAGGCTGTGCCAAGAATTATGATCCAGTCTTGCTGGTGATTGTAGGAACAGGAATCGGTGGTGGCATAATCTGGGGCAACAAAGTTTGGCGCGGGGCTAACTACGCAGGTGGCGAGATTGGACATATCAAACTCACCGACAAAAAAGCAAGAAGATGCACTTGCGGCGACTGGGATTGCTGGGAAGCATACGCCTCAGGCACAGGTCTGCAAAACACCTCTCACTTATTTTTTGCTGATCCTGAAATGGATAACTATAAACTTATGGATTTACACCACAAAGGTGACCAGACTGCAATTGACGTAATCAACCAATGGCATGACTATCTTGCTCTTGGTATGGCTAGTGTCATCAACACACTTGATCCAGAAGCTGTTGTTGTCAGTGGTGGCATGGCTCAATTTATCAACTACACAAAACTCAACAAGAAAGTTAGAGACAGAGTTGTAGACGCACTCAAAGACAAAATTAATATCTTAGAAGGATCGATGGGTAATGACTCTGGAATGGTTGGAGCTGCTTGCTTAGCCAATTTTGCTGCTCAAAAAAATGGCATGGTAAGAGTAGACTTGTTTCGAAAGTCAATATTATCCTAA